A stretch of Actinomycetes bacterium DNA encodes these proteins:
- a CDS encoding class F sortase — protein sequence MNRRSTAAAGLLVGLAVAVGAPAAWYVTTASSAQGVGALPLGLSRTPINASGGTGNTAAGSAGAASTPLTATSIPVVTSTIPPATATPVPTHVLLPTAGIDASVDAVGVTPTGAVAIPHDAHRLGWYQYGPTPGDPQGSAVLVGHRDSRTQGAGALYDLGNVGVGDPIIVVRSDGTRLHYRIVERRLYLKKTLPFTLLFARTGPPRLTILTCGGPYDRAHGGYQDNLVVTAIPT from the coding sequence ATGAATAGGCGCTCGACGGCTGCCGCGGGACTCCTCGTGGGTCTCGCGGTGGCCGTCGGCGCGCCCGCCGCCTGGTACGTGACCACCGCATCCTCCGCCCAAGGAGTCGGCGCCCTACCCCTCGGACTGAGCCGAACACCCATCAACGCCTCCGGTGGTACCGGCAACACCGCCGCTGGCTCCGCGGGGGCCGCGTCGACGCCGTTGACCGCCACCTCGATCCCGGTCGTCACCTCGACCATTCCCCCCGCAACAGCGACACCGGTCCCCACGCACGTTCTCCTCCCGACCGCCGGGATCGACGCGAGCGTCGACGCCGTCGGGGTCACACCCACGGGGGCGGTCGCCATCCCCCACGACGCCCACCGACTCGGCTGGTACCAATACGGGCCCACACCCGGCGACCCCCAAGGATCCGCGGTCCTGGTCGGACACCGCGACTCCCGCACCCAAGGTGCCGGAGCCCTCTACGACCTCGGCAACGTGGGAGTCGGCGACCCCATCATCGTGGTGCGATCAGACGGCACCCGACTGCACTACCGCATCGTCGAACGCCGCCTCTACCTCAAGAAGACACTGCCCTTCACGCTCCTGTTCGCGCGCACAGGCCCACCTCGACTCACCATCCTGACCTGCGGCGGCCCCTACGATCGCGCCCACGGCGGCTACCAGGACAACCTCGTCGTCACCGCTATCCCCACCTGA
- a CDS encoding nuclear transport factor 2 family protein: MSEHPNAAVIRSVYEAMDSGDVATFAALMDDDITWYESTAGMEGVYRGRDQVLAFLGQVFGQAGMQMSVSIHDVLASDDHAVILHESTITVGDRSHTGQYADVYHLREGKIAAHWHLAVDAKADAAFASEVFAG; this comes from the coding sequence ATGAGCGAGCATCCGAACGCCGCGGTTATCCGATCCGTCTACGAGGCCATGGACTCCGGGGACGTGGCCACGTTCGCGGCGCTGATGGACGACGACATCACCTGGTATGAGTCCACGGCTGGGATGGAGGGCGTCTATCGCGGCCGGGACCAGGTGCTGGCCTTCTTGGGCCAGGTCTTCGGGCAGGCTGGCATGCAGATGAGCGTCTCCATTCACGACGTCTTGGCCAGCGATGACCACGCCGTGATCCTGCACGAGAGCACGATCACGGTTGGGGACCGCAGCCACACCGGCCAGTACGCCGACGTCTACCACCTGCGGGAGGGGAAGATCGCCGCGCACTGGCACCTGGCCGTCGACGCCAAGGCCGATGCGGCATTCGCCTCGGAGGTCTTCGCGGGCTGA